One stretch of Burkholderia oklahomensis C6786 DNA includes these proteins:
- a CDS encoding sensor histidine kinase: MTGAPRGFVRRLTASLRGRLLMWLLPAACVVGVLASTGTYWGALRELDDLLDDQMRSMSKQIQVDDSGKLSIEGRDKSGKRHPAAYDSDDVLLQVWRDGKLQFTTDPATQLPPPDATGFVKLDAGGQRWHTYVRESAGTTIRVAQPRQARWEAIAGIAVHLLWPVLSLLPLLAIGLWLGIGYGLRPLGAVAAGLKRRHANHLDQLDITTVPTEAQPLASEINDLLARLDRSFTLQRNFIADAAHELRTPIMGLSIQSQLLQRTTSADERARILAQIQAATTRLSHLAEQLLTLARLEPEAQSAPFTDIDLAALCRSVVAERSRVANAQHVDLGAVGTTPVRVQGNADTLRVLLNNLVDNAIRYAGTGARVDVVARADADGAPVLEVRDNGPGIPEADRPRVWERFYRGGGAQLVSASGSGLGLSIVKRIAEQHRAAVSLASGADGRGLTVTVRFDTARQP, translated from the coding sequence ATGACCGGCGCGCCGCGCGGCTTCGTGCGCCGGCTCACCGCGTCGTTGCGCGGGCGGCTCCTGATGTGGCTGCTGCCCGCCGCGTGCGTCGTCGGCGTGCTCGCGAGCACGGGCACTTACTGGGGCGCGCTGCGCGAGCTCGACGACCTGCTCGACGACCAGATGCGCAGCATGTCGAAGCAGATCCAGGTCGACGACAGCGGCAAGCTGTCGATCGAGGGACGCGACAAGAGCGGGAAGCGGCATCCGGCGGCCTACGATTCCGACGACGTGCTGCTGCAAGTGTGGCGCGACGGCAAGCTCCAGTTCACGACCGATCCCGCGACGCAATTGCCGCCGCCCGACGCGACGGGCTTCGTGAAGCTCGACGCGGGCGGCCAGCGCTGGCACACGTACGTGCGCGAGAGCGCGGGCACGACGATCCGCGTCGCGCAGCCGCGCCAGGCGCGCTGGGAAGCAATCGCGGGCATCGCCGTGCATCTGCTGTGGCCGGTGCTGTCGCTGCTGCCGCTGCTCGCGATCGGGCTGTGGCTCGGCATCGGCTACGGGCTGCGGCCGCTCGGCGCGGTCGCGGCGGGCCTGAAGCGCCGCCACGCGAACCATCTCGACCAGCTCGACATCACGACCGTGCCGACCGAAGCGCAGCCGCTCGCCTCCGAGATCAACGACCTGCTCGCGCGGCTCGACCGCTCGTTCACGCTGCAGCGAAATTTCATCGCGGACGCCGCGCACGAGCTGCGCACGCCGATCATGGGCTTGTCGATCCAGTCGCAGCTATTGCAACGCACGACGAGCGCCGACGAGCGCGCGCGCATCCTCGCGCAGATCCAGGCCGCCACGACGCGCCTGTCGCATCTCGCCGAGCAGTTGCTGACGCTCGCGCGCCTCGAGCCCGAAGCGCAATCCGCGCCGTTCACCGACATCGATCTCGCCGCGCTGTGCCGCTCGGTCGTCGCCGAGCGCTCGCGCGTCGCGAACGCGCAGCATGTCGATCTCGGCGCGGTCGGCACGACGCCCGTCCGCGTGCAGGGCAACGCCGACACGCTGCGCGTGCTGCTCAACAATCTCGTCGACAACGCGATCCGCTACGCGGGGACGGGCGCGCGCGTCGACGTCGTCGCGCGCGCCGACGCCGACGGCGCGCCGGTGCTCGAAGTGCGCGACAACGGCCCGGGCATTCCGGAGGCCGATCGCCCGCGCGTATGGGAGCGCTTCTATCGCGGCGGCGGCGCGCAGCTCGTGTCGGCGTCGGGCAGCGGGCTCGGGCTGTCGATCGTCAAGCGCATCGCCGAGCAGCATCGCGCGGCCGTGTCGCTCGCGAGCGGCGCCGACGGGCGCGGGTTGACGGTCACGGTGCGTTTCGACACGGCGCGGCAGCCGTGA
- a CDS encoding DUF899 family protein yields the protein MTVSSTLTPAAELVKRNATRWPNESDAYRRARDALLAEEIELRRHVERVAALRRTLPPGGEVTGGYRFEGERGPCDFAGLFGDKQTLVVYSYMFGPQRERPCPMCTSLLGAWNGEARDVEQRVALAVVARSPLERLVAFKRERGWRDLKLYCDLDGRYSRDYHAINADGGEDPAINVFTRRDGVIRHFWSGELGGWSVDPGQDPRGAPDPMPLWTILDMTPEGRGADWYPTLDYPD from the coding sequence ATGACAGTGAGTTCTACGCTGACGCCGGCCGCCGAGCTCGTGAAGCGCAACGCGACGCGCTGGCCGAACGAAAGCGATGCGTATCGCCGCGCGCGCGACGCGCTGCTCGCCGAGGAGATCGAGCTGCGCCGGCATGTCGAGCGCGTCGCCGCGCTGCGGCGCACGCTGCCGCCGGGCGGCGAAGTGACGGGCGGCTATCGCTTCGAAGGCGAGCGCGGCCCGTGCGACTTCGCTGGGCTGTTCGGCGACAAGCAGACGCTCGTCGTCTACAGCTACATGTTCGGGCCGCAGCGCGAGCGTCCGTGTCCGATGTGCACGTCGCTGCTCGGCGCATGGAACGGCGAGGCGCGCGACGTCGAGCAGCGCGTCGCGCTCGCGGTCGTCGCGCGCTCGCCGCTCGAGCGGCTCGTCGCGTTCAAGCGCGAGCGCGGCTGGCGCGACCTGAAGCTGTACTGCGATCTCGACGGCCGCTACAGCCGCGACTATCACGCGATCAACGCCGACGGCGGCGAAGATCCGGCGATCAACGTATTCACGCGCCGCGACGGCGTGATCCGCCATTTCTGGAGCGGCGAGCTGGGCGGCTGGAGCGTGGACCCGGGGCAGGACCCGCGCGGCGCACCCGACCCGATGCCGCTGTGGACGATTCTCGACATGACGCCCGAAGGGCGCGGTGCCGACTGGTATCCGACGCTCGACTATCCGGACTGA
- a CDS encoding glutathione S-transferase family protein, with protein MSLKFYGHPFSLYCQKVLVALYECGLPFEWRLLGGDAPDANAEFAARWPLKHMPMIVDGDRTVVESTIIVEYLGLRYPRPARLLPADAGAALDVRMMDRFFDMYVSTPLQKIVFDALRPEAERDAHGVADARRMLDTSYAWLDGTLGGRDWAAGGAFSLADCSAAPSLFYADWVHPIDASLRRARAYRERLLARPSFARAVDEARPYRHLFPLGAPDRD; from the coding sequence ATGAGCCTGAAGTTCTACGGACACCCGTTTTCGTTGTATTGCCAGAAGGTGCTGGTCGCGCTGTACGAGTGCGGCTTGCCGTTCGAGTGGCGCTTGCTGGGGGGCGACGCCCCGGACGCGAACGCCGAGTTCGCCGCGCGGTGGCCGCTCAAGCATATGCCGATGATCGTCGACGGCGACCGCACGGTCGTCGAGTCGACGATCATCGTCGAATACCTGGGCCTGCGCTACCCGAGGCCCGCGCGGCTGTTGCCCGCGGACGCCGGCGCGGCGCTCGACGTGCGCATGATGGACCGCTTCTTCGACATGTACGTGTCGACGCCGCTGCAGAAGATCGTGTTCGACGCGCTGCGCCCGGAAGCCGAGCGCGACGCGCACGGCGTCGCCGATGCGCGCCGGATGCTCGACACGTCGTACGCGTGGCTCGACGGCACGCTCGGAGGCCGCGATTGGGCGGCGGGCGGCGCGTTCAGCCTCGCCGATTGCTCGGCCGCGCCGTCGCTCTTCTATGCGGACTGGGTGCATCCGATCGACGCGTCGCTGCGCCGCGCGCGCGCGTATCGCGAGCGGCTGCTCGCGCGGCCGTCGTTCGCGCGCGCGGTCGACGAGGCGCGTCCGTATCGGCACCTGTTCCCGCTCGGCGCGCCCGACCGGGATTGA
- a CDS encoding VOC family protein has product MPTAVKPIPEGMHSLTPHLICDGAAAAIEFYKKAFDAVEVSRLPSRESGRLMHAAVRIGDSTLMLVDEMADCGALGPKTLKGSPVFIHLYVPDVDAVIARAVEAGAKLTMPPSDMFWGDRYGQIEDPFGHRWSVATHKQDLTPEQIREGMEKCAPPAR; this is encoded by the coding sequence ATGCCTACCGCAGTCAAACCGATCCCCGAGGGGATGCATTCGCTGACCCCTCATCTGATTTGCGACGGCGCCGCCGCCGCGATCGAGTTCTACAAGAAGGCGTTCGACGCCGTCGAAGTCTCGCGGCTGCCGTCGCGCGAGTCCGGCCGGCTGATGCACGCGGCCGTCAGGATCGGCGATTCGACGCTGATGCTCGTCGACGAAATGGCGGACTGCGGCGCGCTCGGGCCGAAAACGCTGAAAGGTTCGCCCGTGTTCATCCATCTGTACGTGCCGGACGTCGATGCCGTCATCGCGCGCGCGGTGGAGGCGGGCGCGAAGCTGACGATGCCCCCGTCCGACATGTTCTGGGGCGACCGCTACGGCCAGATCGAGGATCCGTTCGGCCATCGCTGGTCGGTCGCGACGCACAAGCAGGACTTGACCCCGGAGCAGATCCGCGAAGGGATGGAGAAGTGCGCGCCCCCCGCGCGATGA
- a CDS encoding amylo-alpha-1,6-glucosidase, with protein MPRQADTSSPRAPQAASASSPATAAQTTATPSPPAFIAPEPDTQTAVRGSQFVLKTGDAFVVSDALGDIGGHDDGFFVDDMRVLSQWRLTFGGRAPSLLSGATSVDNASFAAHLTNRPLPPLGGRETPEGVIHIERMRVLADNVLYEALTLTNYGTSDAEVPLSVSFGADFKDMFEVRGSRRERRGAVAPPCVEAGAVKLRYDGLDAVERSVQIGFEPKPDTLSVDRADYTLTIAAQACISLYLTVEARIGAAHPGGGAFAQRPCIATGRGALRKALSDVHRAMRERRRTIARVHTSNPLFNAWLDRSLADLGLLTTSLETGPYPYAGIPWFSTPFGRDAVITSLQMLWLQPSLARGVLRFLAEHQARETSAFRDAEPGKIMHEFRRSEMAATGEVPFALYYGGVDTTPLFVVLAGAYLEHTGDEALIDELWPALERAAQWVMSVCDRNPRGLVDYQRTSARGLANQGWKDSQDSVFHADGRFPIGPIALVEVQAYACAAFDAMSEFSRRRGHAVDTVRYAQRAKTLREQVETLFWMPEAGFYGIAVDGRGELCRVLASNAAHLLAFGLPEQSRGESVARVLGTTLFRTGWGVRTLAAGQPRFNPMAYHNGSVWPHDNALAARGLARYGDKRSVLDLLRALFEAAVSFDMRLPELFCGFPRRRGEPPTAYPVACLPQAWAAGAPFMMLQACLGISVDAARGEVRIERPELPEGVDWLRVDDLRVGDDSVSLTFRRVEGQVVAAAEPGGARVVAVL; from the coding sequence ATGCCGAGGCAAGCCGACACTTCTTCCCCGCGCGCGCCGCAGGCCGCGTCCGCATCGTCACCCGCGACCGCTGCGCAGACGACGGCGACGCCGTCCCCGCCCGCGTTCATCGCGCCCGAGCCCGACACGCAGACGGCCGTGCGCGGCAGCCAGTTCGTGCTGAAGACGGGCGATGCGTTCGTCGTCAGCGACGCGCTCGGCGACATCGGCGGCCACGACGACGGTTTCTTCGTCGACGACATGCGCGTGCTGTCGCAATGGCGGCTGACGTTCGGCGGCCGCGCGCCGTCGCTGCTGTCGGGCGCGACGAGCGTGGACAACGCGTCGTTCGCCGCGCACCTGACGAACCGCCCGCTGCCGCCGCTCGGCGGCCGCGAGACGCCCGAAGGCGTGATCCACATCGAGCGGATGCGGGTGCTCGCCGACAACGTGCTGTACGAGGCGCTCACGCTGACGAATTACGGCACGAGCGACGCCGAGGTGCCGCTGTCGGTGTCGTTCGGCGCGGACTTCAAGGACATGTTCGAAGTGCGCGGATCGCGGCGCGAGCGGCGCGGCGCGGTCGCGCCGCCGTGCGTCGAGGCGGGCGCGGTCAAGCTGCGCTACGACGGGCTCGACGCCGTCGAGCGGAGCGTGCAGATCGGCTTCGAGCCGAAGCCCGACACGCTGTCGGTCGATCGCGCCGACTACACGCTGACGATCGCCGCGCAGGCGTGCATATCGCTGTACCTGACGGTCGAGGCGCGCATCGGCGCGGCGCATCCGGGCGGCGGCGCGTTCGCGCAGCGGCCGTGCATCGCGACGGGCCGCGGCGCGCTGCGCAAGGCGCTCTCCGACGTGCATCGCGCGATGCGCGAGCGGCGGCGCACGATCGCGCGCGTGCACACGAGCAATCCGCTTTTCAACGCATGGCTCGACCGCTCGCTCGCCGACCTCGGCCTCTTGACGACGTCGCTCGAAACCGGCCCGTATCCGTACGCGGGCATCCCGTGGTTCTCGACGCCGTTCGGCCGCGACGCGGTGATCACGTCGCTGCAGATGCTGTGGCTGCAGCCGTCGCTCGCGCGCGGCGTGCTGCGTTTTCTCGCCGAGCATCAGGCGCGCGAGACGTCCGCGTTTCGCGACGCGGAGCCGGGCAAGATCATGCACGAGTTCCGCCGGAGCGAGATGGCGGCGACGGGCGAAGTGCCGTTCGCGCTCTACTACGGCGGCGTCGACACCACGCCGCTCTTCGTCGTGCTCGCCGGCGCGTATCTCGAGCACACCGGCGACGAGGCGCTGATCGACGAGCTGTGGCCCGCGCTCGAGCGCGCCGCGCAATGGGTGATGAGCGTCTGCGACCGCAATCCGCGCGGCTTGGTCGACTATCAGCGCACGTCCGCGCGCGGTCTCGCGAACCAGGGCTGGAAGGACAGCCAGGATTCGGTGTTCCATGCGGACGGCCGCTTTCCGATCGGGCCGATCGCGCTCGTCGAAGTGCAGGCGTACGCGTGCGCGGCGTTCGATGCGATGTCGGAGTTCTCGCGCCGGCGCGGCCACGCGGTCGACACCGTGCGCTACGCGCAGCGCGCGAAGACGCTGCGCGAGCAGGTCGAGACGCTGTTCTGGATGCCGGAAGCGGGCTTCTACGGGATCGCGGTCGACGGTCGCGGCGAGCTGTGCCGCGTGCTCGCGTCGAACGCCGCGCATCTGCTCGCATTCGGCCTGCCCGAGCAGAGCCGCGGCGAGTCGGTCGCGCGCGTGCTCGGCACGACGCTGTTCAGGACCGGCTGGGGCGTGCGCACGCTCGCGGCCGGGCAGCCGCGCTTCAATCCGATGGCGTATCACAACGGCTCGGTCTGGCCGCACGACAACGCGCTCGCCGCGCGCGGCCTCGCGCGCTACGGCGACAAGCGCTCGGTGCTCGACCTGCTGCGCGCGCTGTTCGAGGCGGCCGTGAGCTTCGACATGCGGCTGCCCGAGCTCTTCTGCGGCTTCCCGCGCCGGCGCGGCGAGCCGCCGACCGCGTATCCGGTCGCATGCCTGCCGCAGGCGTGGGCGGCGGGTGCGCCGTTCATGATGCTGCAGGCGTGCCTCGGCATCTCGGTCGACGCGGCGCGCGGCGAAGTGCGGATCGAGCGGCCGGAGCTGCCGGAAGGCGTCGACTGGCTGCGGGTCGACGATCTGCGCGTCGGCGACGACAGCGTGTCGCTGACGTTCCGGCGCGTCGAAGGGCAGGTGGTCGCGGCGGCCGAGCCCGGCGGCGCGCGCGTCGTCGCGGTGCTGTAA